From Halomarina salina, the proteins below share one genomic window:
- a CDS encoding mandelate racemase/muconate lactonizing enzyme family protein — protein sequence MPNYRSLRDPNAEYTMRDLSAESMGLEAKRGGGRDVEITDVQTTLVDGNYPWILVRVYTDAGIVGTGESYWGGGDAEIIERMAPFIIGENPLDIDRLYEHLIQKMSGEGSISGKVVSGISGIEIALHDIAGKVLDIPAYQLLGGKYRDEVRIYCDCHAGDESEPASNAREAKRVVEELGYDALKFDLDVPSGHEKDRANRHLRGPEIQHKVDIVEAVCEEVGDRADVAFDCHWSFSAGSAKRLCAELADYDVWWLEDPVPPENHDVQKTVTQSAPTTPITVGENVYRKHGHRRLFEEQAVDIVAPDLPRVGGMRETRKIADMADTYYIPVAMHNVSSPIGTMASAQVAAVIPNSLAVEFHSYQLGWWEDLVEEEDLIEEGRMAIPEEPGLGLTLDLDAVEEHMVEGETLFDEA from the coding sequence ATGCCGAACTATCGGAGCCTTCGCGATCCGAACGCAGAGTACACCATGCGGGACCTGTCGGCGGAGTCGATGGGCCTCGAGGCGAAGCGAGGCGGCGGCCGCGACGTCGAGATAACGGACGTCCAGACGACGCTCGTCGACGGGAACTACCCCTGGATTCTCGTCCGCGTCTACACCGACGCGGGCATCGTCGGCACCGGCGAGTCCTACTGGGGCGGCGGCGACGCCGAGATCATCGAGCGGATGGCCCCCTTCATCATCGGCGAGAACCCGCTCGACATCGACCGCCTCTACGAACACCTCATCCAGAAGATGTCCGGCGAGGGCTCCATCTCCGGGAAGGTCGTCTCGGGCATCTCGGGCATCGAGATCGCGCTCCACGACATCGCCGGGAAGGTACTCGACATCCCGGCGTACCAGCTCCTGGGGGGGAAGTACCGCGACGAGGTGCGCATCTACTGTGACTGCCACGCGGGCGACGAGTCCGAACCGGCGTCGAACGCCCGCGAGGCGAAACGGGTGGTCGAGGAACTGGGCTACGACGCGCTGAAGTTCGACCTCGACGTCCCCTCGGGCCACGAGAAGGACCGCGCGAACCGCCACCTGCGCGGCCCGGAGATACAGCACAAGGTCGACATCGTCGAGGCCGTCTGCGAGGAGGTCGGCGACCGCGCCGACGTCGCGTTCGACTGCCACTGGTCGTTCTCCGCGGGCAGCGCCAAGCGCCTCTGTGCCGAACTCGCGGACTACGACGTCTGGTGGCTGGAGGACCCGGTCCCGCCGGAGAACCACGACGTCCAGAAGACCGTCACGCAGTCCGCGCCGACGACGCCCATCACAGTCGGGGAGAACGTCTACCGCAAACACGGCCACCGCCGCCTCTTCGAGGAGCAGGCCGTCGACATCGTCGCGCCCGACCTGCCCCGCGTCGGCGGGATGCGCGAGACGCGGAAGATAGCGGACATGGCCGACACGTACTACATCCCCGTCGCGATGCACAACGTCTCCTCGCCCATCGGGACGATGGCGAGCGCGCAGGTCGCCGCGGTCATCCCGAACTCGCTGGCCGTCGAGTTCCACTCCTACCAGCTCGGCTGGTGGGAGGACCTCGTCGAGGAAGAGGACCTCATCGAGGAGGGTCGGATGGCCATCCCCGAGGAGCCCGGTCTCGGCCTGACGCTCGACCTCGACGCCGTCGAGGAGCACATGGTCGAGGGTGAGACGCTGTTCGACGAAGCCTGA
- a CDS encoding SDR family NAD(P)-dependent oxidoreductase, with the protein MDSDSTPAVSVDGKSAVVIGGTSGIGRAIALAFAEDGADVVATSRTEESVEQVTEELRERGATTTAVTCDVTDRESVEELCAVAEETLGSIDVLVNSAGVNAEASITEMTEEEWAQDIEVDLTGVFRACQVFGRVMGEGSIVNISSMSAGQAREERASYVAAKSGVDGLTRAASADLAPEIRVNAIAPGFVKTEMAGPKLDDGTEFRETVDERTPMERVATPDEIAGTAIYLASDAASFTTGEVVVVDGGYDNSAQ; encoded by the coding sequence ATGGACAGCGACTCCACGCCAGCGGTCAGCGTCGACGGGAAGTCAGCGGTCGTCATCGGCGGCACGAGCGGCATCGGCCGCGCCATCGCCCTCGCGTTCGCCGAGGACGGTGCGGACGTCGTCGCGACCAGCCGGACCGAGGAGAGCGTCGAACAGGTCACCGAGGAGCTCCGCGAACGCGGGGCGACGACGACGGCGGTCACCTGCGACGTGACCGACCGCGAGTCCGTCGAGGAGCTGTGTGCCGTCGCCGAGGAGACGCTCGGCTCCATCGACGTGCTCGTCAACTCCGCCGGGGTAAACGCGGAGGCCTCCATCACCGAGATGACCGAGGAGGAGTGGGCACAGGACATCGAGGTGGACCTCACCGGCGTCTTCCGGGCGTGTCAGGTGTTCGGCCGGGTGATGGGCGAGGGGAGCATCGTCAACATCTCCTCGATGTCGGCCGGACAGGCCCGCGAGGAGCGGGCCTCCTACGTCGCGGCGAAGAGCGGCGTGGACGGCCTCACGCGCGCTGCCTCGGCCGACCTCGCCCCGGAGATTCGCGTCAACGCCATCGCGCCGGGGTTCGTCAAGACGGAGATGGCGGGGCCGAAACTCGACGACGGCACCGAGTTCCGCGAGACCGTCGACGAGCGGACGCCGATGGAACGCGTCGCCACGCCCGACGAGATAGCGGGGACGGCCATCTACCTCGCGAGCGACGCCGCCTCGTTCACGACGGGCGAGGTGGTGGTCGTCGACGGCGGCTACGACAACAGCGCGCAGTGA
- a CDS encoding aldo/keto reductase, translated as MEYTTLGETGVEVSRICLGCMSFGRGEPWMLDDEEATDLIDRAIDLGVNFFDTANAYSGGESERILGNALAGHDRDEQVVATKVFFPVEEGPNRSGLSRKTVEQELDASLGRLGMDTIDLYQIHRWDDDTPIETTLRALDDAVRRGKVRYLGASSMWAYQFADALHASDRLGLDRFATMQDHYNLAYREEEREMLPLCQQEGVGVIPWGPLGQGYLARPHEQLETTTRADPSNVHNPTPEYGAAGGEEVNERVEELAEEYGVTMAQLALAWLFQNEFVDAPIVGTTSVEHLEQAVEALDVDLSASDVEYLEAPYEPKPVIGHD; from the coding sequence ATGGAGTACACGACCCTCGGAGAGACGGGCGTGGAGGTCTCGCGCATCTGTCTCGGCTGCATGAGCTTCGGGCGCGGCGAACCGTGGATGCTGGACGACGAGGAGGCGACCGACCTCATCGACCGCGCTATCGACCTCGGCGTCAACTTCTTCGACACGGCCAACGCCTACTCCGGCGGCGAGAGCGAACGCATCCTCGGGAACGCGCTGGCGGGCCACGACCGCGACGAACAGGTCGTCGCGACGAAGGTGTTCTTCCCGGTCGAGGAGGGGCCGAACCGCTCGGGGCTCTCGCGGAAGACCGTCGAGCAGGAACTCGACGCCTCGCTCGGCCGACTCGGGATGGACACGATAGACCTCTACCAGATTCACCGCTGGGACGACGACACGCCCATCGAGACGACGCTCCGCGCCCTCGACGACGCGGTCCGCCGAGGAAAGGTACGCTACCTCGGCGCGTCCTCGATGTGGGCCTACCAGTTCGCTGACGCACTCCACGCCAGCGACCGCCTCGGCCTCGACCGGTTCGCGACGATGCAGGACCACTACAACCTCGCCTACCGCGAGGAGGAGCGCGAGATGCTCCCCCTCTGCCAGCAGGAGGGTGTCGGCGTGATTCCGTGGGGACCGCTCGGACAGGGCTACCTCGCACGGCCGCACGAGCAGCTAGAGACGACGACCCGCGCCGACCCCTCGAACGTCCACAACCCGACGCCGGAGTACGGCGCGGCGGGCGGCGAGGAGGTGAACGAACGCGTCGAGGAACTCGCCGAGGAGTACGGCGTGACGATGGCCCAGCTAGCCCTCGCGTGGCTGTTCCAGAACGAGTTCGTCGACGCCCCCATCGTCGGCACGACGAGCGTCGAGCACCTCGAACAGGCCGTCGAAGCGCTCGACGTGGACCTCTCGGCGTCGGACGTGGAGTACCTCGAAGCGCCGTACGAGCCGAAACCCGTCATCGGGCACGACTGA